In the genome of Trichomycterus rosablanca isolate fTriRos1 chromosome 24, fTriRos1.hap1, whole genome shotgun sequence, one region contains:
- the ccdc71 gene encoding coiled-coil domain-containing protein 71 yields the protein MHLWMGTMNCEDPGVERAVLSWSRFATAGQTALKEALKVFNPISQDLSETERQMVSFLQALKDEGRKPVVLRSKDVYGYRSCTTQHLSYEIGSKVQRAQKPPKKRGRKGLIKNKDPNYAVFGTAAKAILQNQPKILLTNLSVDALKQTVSSRPSVPSPVQEQQCLKLTNIKGHTGGHTARLQIHFGATASPSAQCPPTLSGIPHSPSELSSVVALDNKRVLSCPFKVDGALIGDSAPVVYQNGLSLKEETKKVQVMSGQPAAMSNGSICEDSDPVRRLAYQGLGAWSQPGLLTNGQDVSKLNENGLQGKVIKVDESVTDEEVRREAQKILRVNLSPVIEIHPLVRSV from the coding sequence ATGCATCTTTGGATGGGTACCATGAATTGTGAAGATCCAGGCGTGGAGAGGGCTGTTCTCTCCTGGTCCAGATTTGCTACGGCTGGCCAGACAGCCCTCAAGGAGGCCCTGAAGGTCTTCAATCCCATATCCCAGGATCTGTCTGAGACCGAGAGGCAGATGGTGTCTTTCCTTCAGGCGCTGAAAGACGAAGGACGCAAACCCGTGGTGCTCAGGAGCAAAGACGTTTACGGATACCGGTCGTGCACGACGCAGCACCTCTCGTACGAGATCGGCAGCAAGGTCCAGAGAGCGCAGAAGCCTCCTAAGAAACGAGGACGGAAGGGTTTAATCAAGAACAAGGATCCCAATTACGCAGTTTTCGGGACGGCCGCCAAGGCCATCCTGCAGAACCAGCCCAAGATTCTGCTGACCAACCTGTCAGTGGACGCGCTAAAGCAGACTGTTTCATCCAGACCGTCAGTGCCGAGTCCAGTCCAAGAGCAGCAGTGCCTGAAATTAACAAACATAAAGGGCCACACTGGGGGCCACACGGCCAGGTTGCAGATACACTTTGGGGCCACGGCGAGTCCCAGCGCTCAGTGCCCGCCGACGCTCTCCGGGATACCGCACTCACCGTCAGAATTGTCGAGCGTAGTAGCTTTGGACAATAAAAGAGTTTTATCCTGCCCGTTCAAAGTGGACGGTGCTCTGATCGGAGACTCCGCGCCCGTTGTTTATCAGAACGGATTAAGTCTCAAGGAGGAAACCAAGAAGGTCCAAGTAATGTCGGGTCAACCCGCCGCGATGAGCAACGGTTCGATCTGTGAGGACAGCGACCCGGTCCGGAGGTTGGCTTACCAAGGTTTAGGTGCCTGGTCCCAGCCAGGACTCCTCACGAACGGCCAGGACGTGTCGAAACTAAACGAAAATGGCCTTCAGGGTAAGGTCATCAAAGTGGACGAGTCGGTGACGGACGAGGAGGTGAGGAGAGAGGCGCAGAAAATCTTACGGGTCAATTTATCGCCCGTGATAGAGATTCACCCGCTCGTGCGCTCGGTATAA